A genomic region of Drosophila pseudoobscura strain MV-25-SWS-2005 chromosome 5, UCI_Dpse_MV25, whole genome shotgun sequence contains the following coding sequences:
- the Slip1 gene encoding slo-interacting protein 1 isoform X4, with amino-acid sequence MNCIVELEYEYVVLKINGNDISHLPRYEAVQMFLQAKETIVVELCRQKQNALDIEINIDINNEPTRLQNRVDQSEIATSATAEKINISNDAEVELSTTSPTTSASPNVKSTSPSPPLAPVSQQSSRNKNQVILTLRALNSEESVVPPVEVVSAVSVSKETQTSAENLKDRDIVRTIADRFIEQEHHLFEQCLEPEIDIEEITLVKTIDDSTTEKLGIHVCCNGYQASNIDISRGNVISDEADTDGCEDVFVSDIEPEGIAQRDGRLRRGDQILRINGTDVKSKEEVEAQIAGSPFAVTLLVSRLLYPEEDDDEDIESNFEYANSFLRDDYTNVVDKLDKVLLSQVQSIKTLNITTNEVVSNATKNSSPTIQPNSDLNVNVKPYLPKAILEAEKACSKTKFRTDDNLGHVKALNQFMNKSSQSHHPYEYDESEHIYETIPEDSESEPLYCSPYQSSNYMTAMGSCSSATATAGIETEAMDTKMQQQTQRVAQWLGLKSQCHGSSSPRTMHTLVGRPAVLKTAQQPACSRVFTLRSTITNTSRSSSSGAAHSACGPNNIDVGGNITLGDEIDNSSSAYNTGGSNNSASPHQNQILNAGDEAQICPNQKMAENHAILSPKEAIVTTTASSMLMLPFGRSGRIGLCSSNFPSTCLGESLPKACIEEEINQPRTDLKLMRLRPAEEVQSHCPQFNAPNLSRYHFVSSQEL; translated from the exons ATGAATTGCATTGTCGAATTAGAATATGAGTATGTTGTGTTAAAG ATAAATGGAAATGATATTAGTCATTTGCCGAGGTATGAAGCGGTTCAAATGTTCCTTCAAGCTAAAGAAACCATAGTAGTCGAATTGTGCCGGCAGAAGCAAAATGCCTTAGatatagaaataaatatagaCATCAACAACGAACCAACTCGCCTGCAAAATAGAGTTGATCAAAGCGAAATTGCAACTTCCGCAACAGCTGAAAAGATAAATATATCAAATGATGCGGAAGTAGAGCTGTCAACAACATCACCGACAACCAGTGCCTCGCCAAATGTAAAGtccaccagccccagccctcCATTAGCACCAGTATCGCAACAATCCTCCAGGAACAAGAATCAAGTCATTTTAACTCTACGTGCATTAAATAGCGAAGAATCTGTAGTTCCACCTGTCGAAGTTGTCTCGGCCGTTTCCGTGTCGAAGGAAACTCAAACATCAGCTGAAAACCTTAAAGATCGGGATATAGTACGCACGATAGCCGATCGTTTCATTGAGCAAGAACATCATTTGTTTGAACAATGTCTGGAGCCGGAAATTGATATTGAG gAAATAACTCTAGTTAAGACAATTGATGACTCAACCACTGAAAAGTTAGGCATTCATGTTTGCTGCAATGGATATCAGGCGTCAAATATCGACATTAGCCGAGGGAACGTAATATCTGACGAAGCTGATACTGATGGCTGCGAAGATGTATTTGTTAGTGATATTGAGCCAGAAGGTATAGCTCAACGCGATGGACGCCTTAGGCGGGGTGATCAAATTCTGCGCATTAATGGCACGGACGTTAAAAGCAAGGAGGAAGTTGAAGCCCAGATCGCAGGGAGTCCCTTTGCAGTGACGCTTCTTGTTAGTCGCCTTCTATACCCA GAAgaggacgatgacgaggacATTGAGAGTAACTTTGAATATGCAAATAGTTTTCTCCGTGATGATTACACAAACGTGGTCGATAAATTGGATAAGGTCTTGCTGAGCCAAGTGCAGTCCATAAAGACTCTTAATATAACAACCAATGAAGTGGTCAGCAACGCCACAAAAAACTCGTCTCCAACAATCCAGCCAAATTCAGATCTGAATGTTAACGTTAAACCATATTTGCCAAAAGCTATTTTGGAGGCTGAAAAAGCATGCAGCAAGACAAAGTTTCGCACAGATGACAACTTGGGTCATGTAAAAGCGTTAAATCAGTTTATGAACAAAAGCAGTCAGTCTCATCACCCTTATGAGTATGATGAAAGCGAGCATATTTATGAGACCATTCCTGAGGATTCGGAATCAGAGCCGTTATATTGTTCACCGTATCAAAGCTCTAACTACATGACAGCAATGGGCTCCTGCTCTTCAGCGACAGCCACAGCTGGAATAGAAACTGAAGCCATGGATACGAAAATGCAGCAACAAACTCAACGTGTTGCCCAGTGGCTGGGCCTAAAGTCACAGTGCCACGGCAGTTCCAGTCCCAGGACAATGCACACTTTAGTAGGTCGTCCCGCGGTCCTAAAAACTGCCCAACAGCCTGCATGCAGTCGTGTGTTCACACTACGTAGTACAATAACAAATACAAGTCGatccagcagcagtggagccGCACACAGTGCATGTGGACCCAACAATATCGACGTCGGAGGCAACATTACGCTAGGCGATGAAATTGACAACTCATCAAGTGCCTACAACACTGGTGGGTCAAACAATAGCGCTTCGCCCCATCAGAATCAGATTTTAAATGCTGGTGACGAAGCGCAAATCTGTCCAAACCAAAAAATGGCTGAGAATCACGCCATACTCTCACCAAAAGAAGCGATTGTAACAACTACTGCGAGTAGTATGTTAATGTTACCATTTGGTAGGTCTGGCCGCATCGGCCTTTGCTCTTCCAATTTTCCCTCGACGTGTCTCGGTG aAAGCCTACCCAAAGCATGTATCGAGGAAGAAATCAATCAGCCCAGGACTGATCTTAAATTAATGCGTCTGAGGCCAGCTGAGGAGGTGCAAAGTCATTGTCCCCAATTTAATGCTCCAAATTTGAGCCGCTATCACTTCGTTAGTAGTCAAGAG TTGTAG
- the Slip1 gene encoding slo-interacting protein 1 isoform X1 — protein sequence MNCIVELEYEYVVLKINGNDISHLPRYEAVQMFLQAKETIVVELCRQKQNALDIEINIDINNEPTRLQNRVDQSEIATSATAEKINISNDAEVELSTTSPTTSASPNVKSTSPSPPLAPVSQQSSRNKNQVILTLRALNSEESVVPPVEVVSAVSVSKETQTSAENLKDRDIVRTIADRFIEQEHHLFEQCLEPEIDIEEITLVKTIDDSTTEKLGIHVCCNGYQASNIDISRGNVISDEADTDGCEDVFVSDIEPEGIAQRDGRLRRGDQILRINGTDVKSKEEVEAQIAGSPFAVTLLVSRLLYPEEDDDEDIESNFEYANSFLRDDYTNVVDKLDKVLLSQVQSIKTLNITTNEVVSNATKNSSPTIQPNSDLNVNVKPYLPKAILEAEKACSKTKFRTDDNLGHVKALNQFMNKSSQSHHPYEYDESEHIYETIPEDSESEPLYCSPYQSSNYMTAMGSCSSATATAGIETEAMDTKMQQQTQRVAQWLGLKSQCHGSSSPRTMHTLVGRPAVLKTAQQPACSRVFTLRSTITNTSRSSSSGAAHSACGPNNIDVGGNITLGDEIDNSSSAYNTGGSNNSASPHQNQILNAGDEAQICPNQKMAENHAILSPKEAIVTTTASSMLMLPFGRSGRIGLCSSNFPSTCLGESLPKACIEEEINQPRTDLKLMRLRPAEEVQSHCPQFNAPNLSRYHFVSSQEVANKSHIASSSKQSSILISENGEEIPMVWKVKRRPDGTRYIVKRPVRNRTHVAIRKNTRINELTTTEDDTVSEVKIGRYWTKEERKRHIERARERRHYQQQQQ from the exons ATGAATTGCATTGTCGAATTAGAATATGAGTATGTTGTGTTAAAG ATAAATGGAAATGATATTAGTCATTTGCCGAGGTATGAAGCGGTTCAAATGTTCCTTCAAGCTAAAGAAACCATAGTAGTCGAATTGTGCCGGCAGAAGCAAAATGCCTTAGatatagaaataaatatagaCATCAACAACGAACCAACTCGCCTGCAAAATAGAGTTGATCAAAGCGAAATTGCAACTTCCGCAACAGCTGAAAAGATAAATATATCAAATGATGCGGAAGTAGAGCTGTCAACAACATCACCGACAACCAGTGCCTCGCCAAATGTAAAGtccaccagccccagccctcCATTAGCACCAGTATCGCAACAATCCTCCAGGAACAAGAATCAAGTCATTTTAACTCTACGTGCATTAAATAGCGAAGAATCTGTAGTTCCACCTGTCGAAGTTGTCTCGGCCGTTTCCGTGTCGAAGGAAACTCAAACATCAGCTGAAAACCTTAAAGATCGGGATATAGTACGCACGATAGCCGATCGTTTCATTGAGCAAGAACATCATTTGTTTGAACAATGTCTGGAGCCGGAAATTGATATTGAG gAAATAACTCTAGTTAAGACAATTGATGACTCAACCACTGAAAAGTTAGGCATTCATGTTTGCTGCAATGGATATCAGGCGTCAAATATCGACATTAGCCGAGGGAACGTAATATCTGACGAAGCTGATACTGATGGCTGCGAAGATGTATTTGTTAGTGATATTGAGCCAGAAGGTATAGCTCAACGCGATGGACGCCTTAGGCGGGGTGATCAAATTCTGCGCATTAATGGCACGGACGTTAAAAGCAAGGAGGAAGTTGAAGCCCAGATCGCAGGGAGTCCCTTTGCAGTGACGCTTCTTGTTAGTCGCCTTCTATACCCA GAAgaggacgatgacgaggacATTGAGAGTAACTTTGAATATGCAAATAGTTTTCTCCGTGATGATTACACAAACGTGGTCGATAAATTGGATAAGGTCTTGCTGAGCCAAGTGCAGTCCATAAAGACTCTTAATATAACAACCAATGAAGTGGTCAGCAACGCCACAAAAAACTCGTCTCCAACAATCCAGCCAAATTCAGATCTGAATGTTAACGTTAAACCATATTTGCCAAAAGCTATTTTGGAGGCTGAAAAAGCATGCAGCAAGACAAAGTTTCGCACAGATGACAACTTGGGTCATGTAAAAGCGTTAAATCAGTTTATGAACAAAAGCAGTCAGTCTCATCACCCTTATGAGTATGATGAAAGCGAGCATATTTATGAGACCATTCCTGAGGATTCGGAATCAGAGCCGTTATATTGTTCACCGTATCAAAGCTCTAACTACATGACAGCAATGGGCTCCTGCTCTTCAGCGACAGCCACAGCTGGAATAGAAACTGAAGCCATGGATACGAAAATGCAGCAACAAACTCAACGTGTTGCCCAGTGGCTGGGCCTAAAGTCACAGTGCCACGGCAGTTCCAGTCCCAGGACAATGCACACTTTAGTAGGTCGTCCCGCGGTCCTAAAAACTGCCCAACAGCCTGCATGCAGTCGTGTGTTCACACTACGTAGTACAATAACAAATACAAGTCGatccagcagcagtggagccGCACACAGTGCATGTGGACCCAACAATATCGACGTCGGAGGCAACATTACGCTAGGCGATGAAATTGACAACTCATCAAGTGCCTACAACACTGGTGGGTCAAACAATAGCGCTTCGCCCCATCAGAATCAGATTTTAAATGCTGGTGACGAAGCGCAAATCTGTCCAAACCAAAAAATGGCTGAGAATCACGCCATACTCTCACCAAAAGAAGCGATTGTAACAACTACTGCGAGTAGTATGTTAATGTTACCATTTGGTAGGTCTGGCCGCATCGGCCTTTGCTCTTCCAATTTTCCCTCGACGTGTCTCGGTG aAAGCCTACCCAAAGCATGTATCGAGGAAGAAATCAATCAGCCCAGGACTGATCTTAAATTAATGCGTCTGAGGCCAGCTGAGGAGGTGCAAAGTCATTGTCCCCAATTTAATGCTCCAAATTTGAGCCGCTATCACTTCGTTAGTAGTCAAGAG GTcgcaaacaaaagccacatTGCTTCCAGTTCAAAACAGAGTTCAATACTGATAAGTGAAAATGGTGAGGAGATACCCATGGTCTGGAAAGTGAAGCGTCGTCCTGATGGAACACGATACATTGTAAAGCGGCCAGTACGTAATCGGACGCACGTTGCTATTCGAAAAAATACGCGCATTAATGAGCTAACTACGACAGAGGATGATACAGTGTCGGAAGTCAAAATTGGACGTTACTGGACGAAGGAGGAACGTAAACGACACATTGAACGAGCTCGGGAACGGCGGCAttatcagcaacagcaacagtag
- the Slip1 gene encoding slo-interacting protein 1 isoform X2 produces the protein MFAHAINGNDISHLPRYEAVQMFLQAKETIVVELCRQKQNALDIEINIDINNEPTRLQNRVDQSEIATSATAEKINISNDAEVELSTTSPTTSASPNVKSTSPSPPLAPVSQQSSRNKNQVILTLRALNSEESVVPPVEVVSAVSVSKETQTSAENLKDRDIVRTIADRFIEQEHHLFEQCLEPEIDIEEITLVKTIDDSTTEKLGIHVCCNGYQASNIDISRGNVISDEADTDGCEDVFVSDIEPEGIAQRDGRLRRGDQILRINGTDVKSKEEVEAQIAGSPFAVTLLVSRLLYPEEDDDEDIESNFEYANSFLRDDYTNVVDKLDKVLLSQVQSIKTLNITTNEVVSNATKNSSPTIQPNSDLNVNVKPYLPKAILEAEKACSKTKFRTDDNLGHVKALNQFMNKSSQSHHPYEYDESEHIYETIPEDSESEPLYCSPYQSSNYMTAMGSCSSATATAGIETEAMDTKMQQQTQRVAQWLGLKSQCHGSSSPRTMHTLVGRPAVLKTAQQPACSRVFTLRSTITNTSRSSSSGAAHSACGPNNIDVGGNITLGDEIDNSSSAYNTGGSNNSASPHQNQILNAGDEAQICPNQKMAENHAILSPKEAIVTTTASSMLMLPFGRSGRIGLCSSNFPSTCLGESLPKACIEEEINQPRTDLKLMRLRPAEEVQSHCPQFNAPNLSRYHFVSSQEVANKSHIASSSKQSSILISENGEEIPMVWKVKRRPDGTRYIVKRPVRNRTHVAIRKNTRINELTTTEDDTVSEVKIGRYWTKEERKRHIERARERRHYQQQQQ, from the exons ATGTTTGCACATGCT ATAAATGGAAATGATATTAGTCATTTGCCGAGGTATGAAGCGGTTCAAATGTTCCTTCAAGCTAAAGAAACCATAGTAGTCGAATTGTGCCGGCAGAAGCAAAATGCCTTAGatatagaaataaatatagaCATCAACAACGAACCAACTCGCCTGCAAAATAGAGTTGATCAAAGCGAAATTGCAACTTCCGCAACAGCTGAAAAGATAAATATATCAAATGATGCGGAAGTAGAGCTGTCAACAACATCACCGACAACCAGTGCCTCGCCAAATGTAAAGtccaccagccccagccctcCATTAGCACCAGTATCGCAACAATCCTCCAGGAACAAGAATCAAGTCATTTTAACTCTACGTGCATTAAATAGCGAAGAATCTGTAGTTCCACCTGTCGAAGTTGTCTCGGCCGTTTCCGTGTCGAAGGAAACTCAAACATCAGCTGAAAACCTTAAAGATCGGGATATAGTACGCACGATAGCCGATCGTTTCATTGAGCAAGAACATCATTTGTTTGAACAATGTCTGGAGCCGGAAATTGATATTGAG gAAATAACTCTAGTTAAGACAATTGATGACTCAACCACTGAAAAGTTAGGCATTCATGTTTGCTGCAATGGATATCAGGCGTCAAATATCGACATTAGCCGAGGGAACGTAATATCTGACGAAGCTGATACTGATGGCTGCGAAGATGTATTTGTTAGTGATATTGAGCCAGAAGGTATAGCTCAACGCGATGGACGCCTTAGGCGGGGTGATCAAATTCTGCGCATTAATGGCACGGACGTTAAAAGCAAGGAGGAAGTTGAAGCCCAGATCGCAGGGAGTCCCTTTGCAGTGACGCTTCTTGTTAGTCGCCTTCTATACCCA GAAgaggacgatgacgaggacATTGAGAGTAACTTTGAATATGCAAATAGTTTTCTCCGTGATGATTACACAAACGTGGTCGATAAATTGGATAAGGTCTTGCTGAGCCAAGTGCAGTCCATAAAGACTCTTAATATAACAACCAATGAAGTGGTCAGCAACGCCACAAAAAACTCGTCTCCAACAATCCAGCCAAATTCAGATCTGAATGTTAACGTTAAACCATATTTGCCAAAAGCTATTTTGGAGGCTGAAAAAGCATGCAGCAAGACAAAGTTTCGCACAGATGACAACTTGGGTCATGTAAAAGCGTTAAATCAGTTTATGAACAAAAGCAGTCAGTCTCATCACCCTTATGAGTATGATGAAAGCGAGCATATTTATGAGACCATTCCTGAGGATTCGGAATCAGAGCCGTTATATTGTTCACCGTATCAAAGCTCTAACTACATGACAGCAATGGGCTCCTGCTCTTCAGCGACAGCCACAGCTGGAATAGAAACTGAAGCCATGGATACGAAAATGCAGCAACAAACTCAACGTGTTGCCCAGTGGCTGGGCCTAAAGTCACAGTGCCACGGCAGTTCCAGTCCCAGGACAATGCACACTTTAGTAGGTCGTCCCGCGGTCCTAAAAACTGCCCAACAGCCTGCATGCAGTCGTGTGTTCACACTACGTAGTACAATAACAAATACAAGTCGatccagcagcagtggagccGCACACAGTGCATGTGGACCCAACAATATCGACGTCGGAGGCAACATTACGCTAGGCGATGAAATTGACAACTCATCAAGTGCCTACAACACTGGTGGGTCAAACAATAGCGCTTCGCCCCATCAGAATCAGATTTTAAATGCTGGTGACGAAGCGCAAATCTGTCCAAACCAAAAAATGGCTGAGAATCACGCCATACTCTCACCAAAAGAAGCGATTGTAACAACTACTGCGAGTAGTATGTTAATGTTACCATTTGGTAGGTCTGGCCGCATCGGCCTTTGCTCTTCCAATTTTCCCTCGACGTGTCTCGGTG aAAGCCTACCCAAAGCATGTATCGAGGAAGAAATCAATCAGCCCAGGACTGATCTTAAATTAATGCGTCTGAGGCCAGCTGAGGAGGTGCAAAGTCATTGTCCCCAATTTAATGCTCCAAATTTGAGCCGCTATCACTTCGTTAGTAGTCAAGAG GTcgcaaacaaaagccacatTGCTTCCAGTTCAAAACAGAGTTCAATACTGATAAGTGAAAATGGTGAGGAGATACCCATGGTCTGGAAAGTGAAGCGTCGTCCTGATGGAACACGATACATTGTAAAGCGGCCAGTACGTAATCGGACGCACGTTGCTATTCGAAAAAATACGCGCATTAATGAGCTAACTACGACAGAGGATGATACAGTGTCGGAAGTCAAAATTGGACGTTACTGGACGAAGGAGGAACGTAAACGACACATTGAACGAGCTCGGGAACGGCGGCAttatcagcaacagcaacagtag
- the Slip1 gene encoding slo-interacting protein 1 isoform X3 yields the protein MNCIVELEYEYVVLKINGNDISHLPRYEAVQMFLQAKETIVVELCRQKQNALDIEINIDINNEPTRLQNRVDQSEIATSATAEKINISNDAEVELSTTSPTTSASPNVKSTSPSPPLAPVSQQSSRNKNQVILTLRALNSEESVVPPVEVVSAVSVSKETQTSAENLKDRDIVRTIADRFIEQEHHLFEQCLEPEIDIEEITLVKTIDDSTTEKLGIHVCCNGYQASNIDISRGNVISDEADTDGCEDVFVSDIEPEGIAQRDGRLRRGDQILRINGTDVKSKEEVEAQIAGSPFAVTLLVSRLLYPEEDDDEDIESNFEYANSFLRDDYTNVVDKLDKVLLSQVQSIKTLNITTNEVVSNATKNSSPTIQPNSDLNVNVKPYLPKAILEAEKACSKTKFRTDDNLGHVKALNQFMNKSSQSHHPYEYDESEHIYETIPEDSESEPLYCSPYQSSNYMTAMGSCSSATATAGIETEAMDTKMQQQTQRVAQWLGLKSQCHGSSSPRTMHTLVGRPAVLKTAQQPACSRVFTLRSTITNTSRSSSSGAAHSACGPNNIDVGGNITLGDEIDNSSSAYNTGGSNNSASPHQNQILNAGDEAQICPNQKMAENHAILSPKEAIVTTTASSMLMLPFESLPKACIEEEINQPRTDLKLMRLRPAEEVQSHCPQFNAPNLSRYHFVSSQEVANKSHIASSSKQSSILISENGEEIPMVWKVKRRPDGTRYIVKRPVRNRTHVAIRKNTRINELTTTEDDTVSEVKIGRYWTKEERKRHIERARERRHYQQQQQ from the exons ATGAATTGCATTGTCGAATTAGAATATGAGTATGTTGTGTTAAAG ATAAATGGAAATGATATTAGTCATTTGCCGAGGTATGAAGCGGTTCAAATGTTCCTTCAAGCTAAAGAAACCATAGTAGTCGAATTGTGCCGGCAGAAGCAAAATGCCTTAGatatagaaataaatatagaCATCAACAACGAACCAACTCGCCTGCAAAATAGAGTTGATCAAAGCGAAATTGCAACTTCCGCAACAGCTGAAAAGATAAATATATCAAATGATGCGGAAGTAGAGCTGTCAACAACATCACCGACAACCAGTGCCTCGCCAAATGTAAAGtccaccagccccagccctcCATTAGCACCAGTATCGCAACAATCCTCCAGGAACAAGAATCAAGTCATTTTAACTCTACGTGCATTAAATAGCGAAGAATCTGTAGTTCCACCTGTCGAAGTTGTCTCGGCCGTTTCCGTGTCGAAGGAAACTCAAACATCAGCTGAAAACCTTAAAGATCGGGATATAGTACGCACGATAGCCGATCGTTTCATTGAGCAAGAACATCATTTGTTTGAACAATGTCTGGAGCCGGAAATTGATATTGAG gAAATAACTCTAGTTAAGACAATTGATGACTCAACCACTGAAAAGTTAGGCATTCATGTTTGCTGCAATGGATATCAGGCGTCAAATATCGACATTAGCCGAGGGAACGTAATATCTGACGAAGCTGATACTGATGGCTGCGAAGATGTATTTGTTAGTGATATTGAGCCAGAAGGTATAGCTCAACGCGATGGACGCCTTAGGCGGGGTGATCAAATTCTGCGCATTAATGGCACGGACGTTAAAAGCAAGGAGGAAGTTGAAGCCCAGATCGCAGGGAGTCCCTTTGCAGTGACGCTTCTTGTTAGTCGCCTTCTATACCCA GAAgaggacgatgacgaggacATTGAGAGTAACTTTGAATATGCAAATAGTTTTCTCCGTGATGATTACACAAACGTGGTCGATAAATTGGATAAGGTCTTGCTGAGCCAAGTGCAGTCCATAAAGACTCTTAATATAACAACCAATGAAGTGGTCAGCAACGCCACAAAAAACTCGTCTCCAACAATCCAGCCAAATTCAGATCTGAATGTTAACGTTAAACCATATTTGCCAAAAGCTATTTTGGAGGCTGAAAAAGCATGCAGCAAGACAAAGTTTCGCACAGATGACAACTTGGGTCATGTAAAAGCGTTAAATCAGTTTATGAACAAAAGCAGTCAGTCTCATCACCCTTATGAGTATGATGAAAGCGAGCATATTTATGAGACCATTCCTGAGGATTCGGAATCAGAGCCGTTATATTGTTCACCGTATCAAAGCTCTAACTACATGACAGCAATGGGCTCCTGCTCTTCAGCGACAGCCACAGCTGGAATAGAAACTGAAGCCATGGATACGAAAATGCAGCAACAAACTCAACGTGTTGCCCAGTGGCTGGGCCTAAAGTCACAGTGCCACGGCAGTTCCAGTCCCAGGACAATGCACACTTTAGTAGGTCGTCCCGCGGTCCTAAAAACTGCCCAACAGCCTGCATGCAGTCGTGTGTTCACACTACGTAGTACAATAACAAATACAAGTCGatccagcagcagtggagccGCACACAGTGCATGTGGACCCAACAATATCGACGTCGGAGGCAACATTACGCTAGGCGATGAAATTGACAACTCATCAAGTGCCTACAACACTGGTGGGTCAAACAATAGCGCTTCGCCCCATCAGAATCAGATTTTAAATGCTGGTGACGAAGCGCAAATCTGTCCAAACCAAAAAATGGCTGAGAATCACGCCATACTCTCACCAAAAGAAGCGATTGTAACAACTACTGCGAGTAGTATGTTAATGTTACCATTTG aAAGCCTACCCAAAGCATGTATCGAGGAAGAAATCAATCAGCCCAGGACTGATCTTAAATTAATGCGTCTGAGGCCAGCTGAGGAGGTGCAAAGTCATTGTCCCCAATTTAATGCTCCAAATTTGAGCCGCTATCACTTCGTTAGTAGTCAAGAG GTcgcaaacaaaagccacatTGCTTCCAGTTCAAAACAGAGTTCAATACTGATAAGTGAAAATGGTGAGGAGATACCCATGGTCTGGAAAGTGAAGCGTCGTCCTGATGGAACACGATACATTGTAAAGCGGCCAGTACGTAATCGGACGCACGTTGCTATTCGAAAAAATACGCGCATTAATGAGCTAACTACGACAGAGGATGATACAGTGTCGGAAGTCAAAATTGGACGTTACTGGACGAAGGAGGAACGTAAACGACACATTGAACGAGCTCGGGAACGGCGGCAttatcagcaacagcaacagtag